The Lolium perenne isolate Kyuss_39 chromosome 6, Kyuss_2.0, whole genome shotgun sequence genome segment GGATAAGTTAGTTCTGAGAATCATAAAATTAATGAAATATTATACAAATAGGAACATGAGTATCAGAGCACGGTTTTATGTGAGAGATGTGATTTAGAGTCCGAGAGGGTAAATCATATCCGTATGAGAATGATAAAAGTGTTGTTATCTATTTGTAAATACTGCGCATCGATAATGGAAAGGTCACACGAAGATGAGGAAATCTTTCGGTAAAACCTGTCTTACCTTTACAGATGGTAATCTTATCATCTTTCAGTTAGGATCATTGACCATGATCGATTCACATCACAGGGTAGAATAATTACTTGAGAAAACCAATTAgcaaactgaaacattgatacaacaAACATGATTTCACCCTTTAAAGGACATGGCTATGACCCTCGGATGCTGATGCTTCCAAGTGTCTCTAGGTCTTGAAAAAAACCGACTTCCTGCCAATACTTCACTTATCAACTAAGATTGCTGCTTTCTTCCATGCAACACAGAACTTCTGATTGCCATTGACAGTTTCTGTGATCATTTTTTCTAGGCACAGTATGAGAAAATGGTAAATTTATATGCATGTATGAATTTGAAATCCCACATTGCAATGCTTAGCTAGATGTTTAAGATAAGCTAGGTTCAAAGTTGAAATGGAAACACTAGATGTTTATAATCAGTGGAGGATACTGGTCTAGCGGTGTGACAACTAACAGACTGCAACATACATATCAGTTTTGCATAAGTATCACGGACATTTCTGTATATTCTTCCAATGAGAAAATGCAGTTTTGAAGTGGAAAGAGGAGTTGTACATACAGAAGTATGGAAAAGAAACTTTAGCTAATTATGTGTCTTCTTCGCAATGAAACTTGAATTCGATGTATTTGTTGCAAGAAATTACAGAGGTTACAGTTAGCTCATCAAGAAACTAGTTCATCTCATGCTGTTGATCTTTTCCTTTACTCCTTCATGTGAACAAAGTTGTGGTTCATACTCTGATAGTATTGTATGACCGTATTAACCATATCTGGAATAAAAACAGGTGGGTGAGCGTGGTGTCCAAATGTCTGGAGGACAGAAGCAGAGGATTGCTATTGCCAGAGCAATTCTGAAGTCACCCAAGATCCTCCTCCTTGATGAAGCCACCAGCGCACTGGACACTGAGTCAGAACGTGTTGTACAGGAGGCGCTTGACCTGGCCTCCGTGGGCCGTACGACTATTGTGGTTGCACATCGCCTCTCCACCATCCGCAATGCTGACATGATTGCTGTCATGCAATACGGCGAGGTCAAGGAGCTGGGCTCCCATGATGAGCTCATCGCCGATGAGAATGGCCTCTACTCGTCTCTTGTTCGCCTTCAGCAGACTAGAGAATCGAAAGAGGCTGATCAGGTCAGTGGAACTGGTAGTACTTCCGCTGTGGGGCAGTCCAGCAGCCACAGCATGAGCAGGAGATTCTCTGCGGTCAGCAGGTCAAGCTCGGCCCGGTCATTAGGTGATGCAGGTGATGTTGGAAACTCTGAGGAGCCAAAGCTTCCTCTGCCATCCTTCAGAAGGCTGCTTATGCTCAATGCACCAGAGTGGAGGCAGGCGCTTATGGGAAGCTTGAGTGCAATTGTGTTTGGAGGCATCCAGCCTGCTTATGCATACGCTCTGGGAAGCATGATCTCAGTCTACTTCTTGACAGATCATGATGAAATCAGGGATAAAACAAGGGCTTATGCACTCATCTTCGTCGCTCTTGCAGTGCTCTCATTCTTGATCAATATTGGACAGCACTACAACTTTGGTATCATGGGAGAATACCTCACCAAGAGGGTCAGGGAACAGATGCTCAAAAAAATCCTCACTTTTGAGATTGGTTGGTTCGACCGTGATGAGAACTCCAGTGGTGCCATATGCTCACAGCTTGCCAAGGAAGCCAATGTTGTAAGTACCAAACAAAAAACAAGTGCATTGATACTTCAATGGAAATTTATCTAACCTAGCATAATTTTTGTTGTTGTAGGTGAGGTCTCTAGTGGGTGACCGAATGGCGCTGGTGATCCAGACAGTTTCTGCAGTGCTTATTGCTTGCACCATGGGTCTGGTCATTGCCTGGCGCCTGGCCCTTGTCATGATAGCAGTGCAGCCTCTCATCATTGTCTGCTTTTATGCTCGCCGTGTCTTACTCAAGAGCATGTCTAAGAAATCAATACGGGCACAATCTGAAAGTAGCAAGCTAGCTTCTGAGGCTGTCTCCAATCTCCGTACCATCACGGCCTTCTCGTCGCAGGGCCGCATCTTAGGCCTCTTCAACCAAGCACAGAATGGACCAAGAAAGGAAAGTATCCGGCAGTCGTGGATTGCGGGCCTTGGCCTCGGCACTTCCATGAGCCTGATGGTATGCACATGGGCGCTTGACTTCTGGTTTGGTGGCAGGCTCATAGCTGAACACCACATTACTGCCAAGGCACTCTTCCAAACCTTCTTTATTCTAGTAAGCACAGGGCGTGTGATTGCTGATGCAGGTGCCATGACAACAGACCTAGCTAAGGGTGCTGATGCAATTGCTTCAGTGTTTGCTGTTCTTGACCGGGTAACAGAAATTGATCCTGACAGCCCCGAGGGACACAAGCCAGAGAAGATCAAAGGTGAGGTGGAGATCAGAGGAGTCGACTTTGCATACCCGTCAAGGCCAGATGTGATCATCTTCAAAGGATTCTCATTAAGCATTCAACCAGGCAAGTCAACAGCCCTGGTTGGGCAAAGTGGCTCAGGCAAGTCAACCATTATTGGGCTTATAGAGCGGTTCTATGACCCCCTTAGGGGAATGGTAAAGATTGATGGCAGGGATATCAAAACATATAATCTTCGAGCCCTGCGACAGCACATTGGACTGGTCAGCCAGGAGCCAACTCTATTTGCAGGCACAATCAAGGAAAACATTGTGTATGGGACAGAAGCAGCAAGTGAGGCCGAAATTGAGAATGCAGCAAGGTCCGCCAATGCACATGACTTCATCAGCAACCTCAAGGATGGATATGACACATCGTGTGGTGAGAGAGGTGTTCAGCTGTCAGGAGGGCAGAAGCAGCGCATCGCAATTGCCCGTGCCATCCTGAAGAACCCAGCTATCTTGCTACTGGATGAGGCTACAAGTGCGCTTGACAGCCAGTCGGAGAAGGTGGTACAGGAGGCACTGGAGCGAGTGATGGTCGGCAGGACAAGCGTGGTGGTGGCACACAGGCTCAGCACAATCCAAAACTGTGACCTGATCACTGTGCTCGACAGAGGAATTGTTGTGGAGAAGGGCACACACTCATCCCTCATGTCAAAGGGTCTCTCCGGAACATATTATAGCTTGGTTAGTATGCAACAAGGAGGCAACCAGAACTGAGTATTTGGATGAGAATATAGCACCCGTTTTCAAATTAGAACTGCAAGCAAGGACGATGACCAGATCACTGAAATTTTCTGCAACAATGGGCTATTTTTCCTCCCGTTGTTCTGCCAGTACATAGAAGCGTAGCAAGCTTGTCGTTTATTCATATAACTGCTGGATATGTATTGTAGTGTGCgaagtttaaaaaaaaaaaaaaaaagataagctGTATATCGGGTTGTATGTCTATTTATTCTTCTGTCACCTATTTATCTGAAGTCATAGTACCAGCATGAGCTACACATCACAAATTTAACAAAAGTACTATATCTCAACGGAGCAGTGGATTGACTATAAATGCAAGAATGGACCAGAGATCCTTTTTGTCAAGTATGTTAAAAGTTTGGCAATGTTTGCGGGAGTGGTCAGCTAACAATTTTTCCACATTAGTATCACAATGTGCAAAATTCAGTAGTCTATGTGGCAGTAGTTAAGAGTCAATTTATGTCTGAATTAGTTAGTATATCAAAGTCAAATGTTAAGAGTTGAGCAATATTTGTGGCACTGGTCGACAGTCGCATATTCATGCCTGACACCAACACTTGAAACTAAGGGAGGGGTACGAAACTCATGACCAATCAAGGCAGTTTTAATTCGAGGTTCCTCCGAACTAAGAATCTGAACCCTTCGACGAGCATCTGATAACTCTATCGTCCAACATTAGCAGATGCAACTCGTATTTAGACTTGGTGGAATGGTGGTGGTATCAGTATGATTCACCTGGCAGGAGCGAGGTGAAACGGTCTCTTGGGGTGGCGCCGGAGAGACCGCCGGGCGTCGTCCACGTCGAAGGAGAGCGGCTCCGGCGCGGGCAATGCGGTGCGGTGCGGCGTCGCGGGTGGGGATCGGCGCACGGCGCGCACTTTGGGGGAGATGTTGGGAGGCTAATCGCTCGGATGGAAGAAATCGGCTGCGCCAGGGGAGCCCGGCCAGCACGCCGTGCTGCGGCGCGGCGAGGATGGCGGAGGCGTTTCAAGGGCTTCGTGCAACTGGATGCGCCTCTCCGTGTCGTTTACGCACTACGTTATTTACGTATCCAATGAACCTGTCTTTGCCCTTCCGCTAGTAGCCCAGGCCAGCTAATAACGGTTTTTTTTTCTCGCGACTCGTGCAACCCAGGCCAGCGAAAGAAACGTGTCCGCAATTCAGAGCGCAGGTAATCGGAAAGATACGGCCCGCATACTATCTGCCATACGTCAAACGCCGGCCGGGTCTTTTGGGATAGGATTGTTGTGATTATTTCGATCGGCCTGTGGGCTACGAAAAGGCCGACATGGACCTGGGCTTACTAATCAGTGGGGAAACTAGGATTGTGCATCTCCCGTATATATGGTCGATCAGGAACGGCAGCACctaatctcaaaaaaaaaaaaaaaggaacggCAGCACCTCCTAGTCTCCTAGTCGATCTAGGGTTTCATTACCTGCAAAGGGCTGCCGCCGACCTGGGCGAAGGGCCTGACCGCGTGAGTTGAGAGGTATGGCGTCGAGAGATGCAGCCGGCTGGCCGCTCGGAAGAGCTTATTTTAGGGCCATCTTGTGGGATCTCCAGGTATGATTACCGGCCTATTTTGATTCAACTAGCTAGTCCAAATAATTTCCACCACATCGATATAATCTACCGAAGCAATGCTGTTATTAGGACTATTTCTCCTTTTAATTAATTATTAATCCATCCTCTCCTGAAAACAGGCCTGCATCACCGACCCCGCTAGAATTATGTATTACTGCACTCGAGATATTGTCGGA includes the following:
- the LOC127308207 gene encoding putative multidrug resistance protein, which translates into the protein MGGATVDAKKDGPAKAAVGSSFRSVFMHADAADVVLMALGLVGAVGDGLSMPVMLFITSRIFNDLGGSAADLLQEFSSKINENARNLVFLALGCWIMAFLEGYCWARTAERQASRMRARYLAAVLRQDVEYFDLKVGSTAEVIASVSNDSLVVQDVLSEKVPNFVMNTAMFLGAYAVGFALLWRLTLVSLPSILLLIIPGFTYGRILIGLARRIREQYSRPGAIAEQAVSSVRTVYSFAAERDTLARFSAALEESARLGIKQGLAKGVAIGSNGITFAIWAFNVWYGSRLVMYHGYKGGTVFAVSAAIVVGGLALGSGLSNLKYFSEASAAGERVLEVIRRVPKIDSASDAGEELANVAGDVEFKNVEFCYPSRPESPIFTSFSLRVPAGRTAALVGSSGSGKSTVVALLERFYDPSAGEVALDGVDIRRLRLKWLRAQMGLVSQEPALFATSIMENILFGKEDATPEEVTAAAKAANAHNFISQLPQGYDTQVGERGVQMSGGQKQRIAIARAILKSPKILLLDEATSALDTESERVVQEALDLASVGRTTIVVAHRLSTIRNADMIAVMQYGEVKELGSHDELIADENGLYSSLVRLQQTRESKEADQVSGTGSTSAVGQSSSHSMSRRFSAVSRSSSARSLGDAGDVGNSEEPKLPLPSFRRLLMLNAPEWRQALMGSLSAIVFGGIQPAYAYALGSMISVYFLTDHDEIRDKTRAYALIFVALAVLSFLINIGQHYNFGIMGEYLTKRVREQMLKKILTFEIGWFDRDENSSGAICSQLAKEANVVRSLVGDRMALVIQTVSAVLIACTMGLVIAWRLALVMIAVQPLIIVCFYARRVLLKSMSKKSIRAQSESSKLASEAVSNLRTITAFSSQGRILGLFNQAQNGPRKESIRQSWIAGLGLGTSMSLMVCTWALDFWFGGRLIAEHHITAKALFQTFFILVSTGRVIADAGAMTTDLAKGADAIASVFAVLDRVTEIDPDSPEGHKPEKIKGEVEIRGVDFAYPSRPDVIIFKGFSLSIQPGKSTALVGQSGSGKSTIIGLIERFYDPLRGMVKIDGRDIKTYNLRALRQHIGLVSQEPTLFAGTIKENIVYGTEAASEAEIENAARSANAHDFISNLKDGYDTSCGERGVQLSGGQKQRIAIARAILKNPAILLLDEATSALDSQSEKVVQEALERVMVGRTSVVVAHRLSTIQNCDLITVLDRGIVVEKGTHSSLMSKGLSGTYYSLVSMQQGGNQN